The genomic segment TACAGCCAGGCGGCATCGTTCGGATTGATCAGTCCCCCCATGCACAGTCCCCTTCCCGTTGGTCCCTGGGCGCCGCCGGCCGGTTCTTCGCCGGCTTCGGCGACGCGGGATAGGCCGCCCCTACGCGGCGGCGGCGCTCACACTCCCCATTTGCCGGCATGTCTCGTGATACTCCGCGATCAGGCGATGGCAGAGCTCACCGGCCGACGGGATGTCCCGGACCTGCCCGGCCCCCTGACCGGCGGACCAGATGTCCTTCCACGCCTTGCCACCGGAAAGCTCGGTCCCGAAGTCGACGCCCCCTTCCTTCGGCTTCAGGTTGTCCGGATCCATGCCGGCGCGCTCGATGGAGGCACGCAGGAAGTTCGCCGGCACGCCGCTGATGTGCGGGGTGTAGACGATGTCGGCGGCATTGGCATCGACCAGCATCTGCTTGTAGGCGTCATCGGCGGCCGCTTCCCTGGTACCGATGAAGCGGGTGCCCATGTAGCCGAAGTCGGCGCCCATGGCGATGGCCGCTGCAACACCGTCGCCGCTGCTGATGCATCCCGACAGGACGATGTAGCCGTCGAAGACACGCCGGATCTCGGGCACGAGCGCGAAGGGGTTGATGGTGCCGGCGTGACCACCCGCTCCCGCCGCGACCGGAATGATGCCGTCGACGCCGGCCCTGGCCGCCTTCTCGGCATGGCGTGCATTGACCACGTCGTGGAATACCAGGCCGCCATAGCTGTGCACCGCGTCCACGACTTCGGTCGCCGCACCCAGCGAGGTGATCACCAGCGGCACCTTGTAGCGCACCACCTGTTCGAGATCCGCCTGCAGGCGCGGATTGGACTTGTGGACGATCAGGTTGACGCCGAACGGCGCGTCACGCTCGGTGAGCTGGCCGTTGAGGACTTCCAGCCACTCCACGAATCCTTCGGTCGAACGCTGATTGAGCGCCGGGAAGGTGCCGATGACGCCGGCCTTGCAGCAGGCCGCCGTGAGGTCGGGATTCGAGACGAGGAACATCGGAGCGGCGATGATGGGGGCGCGGACGCGACCCTGCCACTGCTCGGGCATGCGCATGAGTTGGGTTCTCCCTTAGTCGAGAATCGAGCGGGCGATGATCTCCTTCATGATCTCGGAGGTGCCCGCGAAGATGCGGTTGATGCGCTCGTCCTGGTACATGCGGCAGATCGGGTACTCGTCCATGTAGC from the Algiphilus sp. genome contains:
- a CDS encoding nitronate monooxygenase family protein, whose translation is MRMPEQWQGRVRAPIIAAPMFLVSNPDLTAACCKAGVIGTFPALNQRSTEGFVEWLEVLNGQLTERDAPFGVNLIVHKSNPRLQADLEQVVRYKVPLVITSLGAATEVVDAVHSYGGLVFHDVVNARHAEKAARAGVDGIIPVAAGAGGHAGTINPFALVPEIRRVFDGYIVLSGCISSGDGVAAAIAMGADFGYMGTRFIGTREAAADDAYKQMLVDANAADIVYTPHISGVPANFLRASIERAGMDPDNLKPKEGGVDFGTELSGGKAWKDIWSAGQGAGQVRDIPSAGELCHRLIAEYHETCRQMGSVSAAAA